A region from the Microcebus murinus isolate Inina chromosome 3, M.murinus_Inina_mat1.0, whole genome shotgun sequence genome encodes:
- the FAM110C gene encoding protein FAM110C — MRAQAALDAPPRERFLPQDLAAPRDADAARPARRSAVERLAADRAKYLRGRPGAGRGSASEDSGPGAVKEQGHNPGPPARAPGPVARRAIARKPLRPDSLVIYRQKCEFVRGPGADGSRASLVKKLFQGPGKDKVPPETPRLGEEGKAGGGEAGPSKPGPAAAPEAAAAPAPRETPAPAAPAAPAPRETPAPAPPAAAPSGVPVARPCPELRAARRGGLRRSQSDLSSRYSAAMAEFDSFFQYCGLDPEVVEALGRENFSVGSDRAGLKVRSVSVATSDSGFSRHSGGGADGLQEEELTEQVPSTTSVIERNARIIKWLYTCRKAKETPSQGLQGPA, encoded by the coding sequence ATGCGCGCCCAGGCGGCCCTGGACGCGCCCCCGCGCGAGCGGTTCCTTCCCCAGGACCTCGCGGCTCCCCGGGACGCGGACGCGGCGCGGCCGGCGCGCAGGAGCGCGGTGGAGAGGCTGGCGGCAGACCGCGCCAAGTACTTGCGGGGCCGGCCGGGGGCTGGCCGGGGCTCTGCTTCCGAGGACAGCGGCCCCGGGGCGGTCAAGGAGCAGGGCCACAACCCCGGgcccccggcccgcgccccggGTCCGGTGGCGCGCAGGGCCATTGCGCGGAAGCCGCTGAGGCCGGACTCGCTGGTCATCTACCGGCAGAAATGCGAGTTCGTGCGAGGACCCGGCGCTGACGGCTCCAGGGCGAGCCTGGTGAAGAAGCTTTTCCAGGGGCCGGGCAAGGACAAGGTGCCGCCTGAGACGCCCCGGCTGGGAGAGGAGGGCAAGGCCGGGGGCGGGGAGGCCGGCCCGAGCAAGCCCGGCCCCGCAGCGGCCCCCGAAGCTGCAGCGGCCCCCGCGCCTCGAGAGACCCCGGCCCCCGCAGCGCCAGCGGCCCCCGCGCCTCGCGAgaccccggcccccgccccgccggccgcaGCGCCCTCCGGGGTCCCGGTTGCGCGCCCGTGCCCCGAGCTGCGGGCGGCGAGGCGCGGGGGGCTGCGGCGCTCGCAGTCGGACCTCAGCTCCCGCTACTCCGCGGCCATGGCCGAGTTCGACAGCTTCTTCCAGTACTGCGGTCTGGACCCCGAGGTGGTGGAGGCCCTTGGCAGGGAGAACTTCTCCGTGGGGTCGGACCGTGCGGGCCTCAAGGTGCGCAGCGTGAGCGTCGCCACCTCCGACAGCGGCTTCTCGCGGCACAGCGGCGGCGGTGCAGACGGGCTGCAGGAAGAGGAGCTGACGGAGCAGGTGCCCAGCACCACCTCGGTCATCGAGAGGAACGCCCGCATCATCAAGTGGCTGTACACCTGCAGGAAGGCCAAGGAGACGCCCagccaggggctgcaggggccgGCGTGA